AACTAATTATTTGAAAAATGACTAATTTGCTATATGCTTCCGTGCTTTTGACGCCTTAATGTTTTGCACACAAATTATAATTTTTTTACACAATTTTAGAATGGTTGTAATTTCCACTGTACTCTCCGATTTGCAACGGGTGATCAGTGCAGAAGGCAGAGCCCTTTTGCAACGATACAATTTGTTGGTTCCACTGGTGGAACAAATGATTACCGCGCAGGCTATCGCGGCTGTAGAGGTGAGTGCTAAAGGTTTGGAACAGGCTCAGGTGGAGCTTCTGGGTCAACAAGGTTACGAAGGCTTGGAGCAATGGCCGGAACTACTTATAAAGCTGGGGCGACCGGAGAAAGAGGTCCTAGATCGCCTGCGCTGGGTGGTTCGCCGTCAGGTGTTCATGCGTGAGCGATTCGCAGCAAAAGCGGAAGCGCGGTTTCTCGAGCGTAAGAATGAACTTGACCAGGTGGTATACAGCGTTCTTCGATCGAAGAACGGTTTTCTGGCCCGTGAGTTGTACCTACAGATCGAATCAGGCGAATCGAACTTTGCGGATCTGGCTAAGCGCTATGCCGAAGGTCCGGAACGCAATACCAACGGCATCGTCGGGCCGGTTTCCCTCACGCAGGCGCATCATGCCTTGGCGGACAAGCTTCGTGTGGCTCAGCCAGGGGTGTTGCTCGAACCGTTTCGCATCGCCGACTGGTGGCTGGTGGTGCGGCTGGAGCGTTATCTACCGACCACCTTAACCGAGGGGGTGTTCGATCGAATGTGCCAGGAGATGTTCGATGCGTGGATCTCAGAGCAGACCACTAAAACTTTGAGCCAGCTGAAAAGGTAACTTCAGCGTTTCCTGATGACCCAGTCTTCGCCATTTCCTCTGCTGCTGCATCCGGCCTTTCGAGGTTTGTCCGATGCGGGATCGAATCGGCTTCAGATGGTCACGCGCGTGCTGCGGTTCGAACTCGGTCAGCAGCTTTGTAAGTCCAAGGAGATCCCGGCGCGGATTTTGATTTTGCAAAAGGGCCGGGCCCGTTTGGTCGGACGCCACAATGGCCGATTAACAACGGTAGGCAAGTTTGGTCTGGGCAGCGTGATTGGTGCCGCCAGCCTGTTGAGTGGCAATCCCTGCGAAAACGTGATCGCCTCTGAAGAGGTCATTGCCTGTGCTGTTCCTGATCAGGACTGGGCCGATCTCTATGCCACCGAGAACAGCTTTCGCAACTGGTGCGATCAGCAACTGTGGCCTCAGGAGCTACTCAGCTTGTTAGAGAGTCTCGGGGCCGAGACCGCAGCAAGGGACTGTTCAGCCCTAGAGAAGCTGGAGAAGGCTCTCGATCAGGCTAAGCGCTGTGCTCCCGAACCGGCTGCGATCAAAGTGGCTATTCAGAATAGCAATCGCCGCCTGTTCCTCACTAGCTGCTGGGGGGAAGCTCGCCTCGGTCAGGCCATTCACTCTGCGGATCAACTCCCTCCGACCCAGCGATTTGCCCATCGCCTGGTCTCTCTCCCTGTCGATGGAGAAATCACCTCTGTGGAGCGCCTCAAACCCGGACGGGAGTGGGTAGCAGAGACCGATATCGAAAAAGCTGA
This genomic window from Synechococcus sp. M16CYN contains:
- a CDS encoding peptidylprolyl isomerase; protein product: MVVISTVLSDLQRVISAEGRALLQRYNLLVPLVEQMITAQAIAAVEVSAKGLEQAQVELLGQQGYEGLEQWPELLIKLGRPEKEVLDRLRWVVRRQVFMRERFAAKAEARFLERKNELDQVVYSVLRSKNGFLARELYLQIESGESNFADLAKRYAEGPERNTNGIVGPVSLTQAHHALADKLRVAQPGVLLEPFRIADWWLVVRLERYLPTTLTEGVFDRMCQEMFDAWISEQTTKTLSQLKR